In Caballeronia sp. NK8, the DNA window ACGATGGAATCCGGCAAGTTCGTGCAGAAGGTGAAGTACGGGTGCGAACTCGCGGGCTTCAAGGTCGGGGCCGCGCGCATGCCGCTGCAGCCGCTCACGGATGACGAGAAGGCGGCGTTCCGCGAGGTGTTCGAAGCGGCGCAAGGTTGACGATATCGAGCGGGGCATCCGGATGAGCACACATCACTTCAAGAGCATCGAAGGACATACCGAGGGCATGCCGGTACGCATGGTGATCGACGGCGCGCCGCCGCTTGCCGGCGCGACCATGGAAGCGCGTCGCAAGGCGTTCGTCGAGCATCACGACTGGATTCGCCGCGCGCTGATGCTGGAGCCGCGCGGGCACGCGCACATGTCGGGCACGCTGCTCTATCCGCCCATTTCCGTCGACGCGGACATGAGCCTGCTGTTCATCGAAACGTCGGGCTGCCTGCCGATGTGCGGCCATGCATCGATCGGCTCGGTGTCCTTCGCGCTCGAAGCGGGGCTCGTGCGGCCGAAGTCGCCGGGCACGGTCATCGTCGACGTGCCCGCCGGCAAGCTCACCGCGAAGGTCGAGATGGACGGCGCGCGCGTGTCATCGGTGCGCTTCACCAACGTGCCGGGCTTCCTGCTTCACCGCGATGTCGAGATCGTGCATCCGCATTTCGGCGCGCTTGCCGTCGATATCGCGTACGGCGGAAACTTCTATCCGATCGTCGAGGTGCAACCGAATTTCCCGGGCTGCGAGCACTTCACGCCGGATCAACTGCTGGCCTGGGGCCGGCAGATGCAAACGGCCGTGAACGCTACGATCGACGTGATTCATCCGGATCATCCGGGCATACGCGGCGTGAATCACACGATGTGGACAGGCGCGCCCATGTCGAATGACGCCGATGCGCGCGCGGTCGTCATCGCAGGTGACAGTCTTGTCGATCGTTCGCCGTGCGGGACCGGTACCTCGGCCCGCGTCGCGCAACGGCACGCGCGCGGGCTGCTCGATATCGGTCAGGCGTTCCGTCATCAAAGCCTGATCGGCAGCTGTTTCATCGGACGGGTCGAATCGACGACGAAACTCACGAACGGTCTCGACGCCGTTCTGCCCAGCGTCGAAGGCCGCGCGTGGCTGACCGGGCGCGCGGAGTATTACGTCGATGACGCGCAGCCCTACGCTCATGGCTTCAGCTTGCAGGAGTATGTGAAGTGAACGCCGTTCCTCGCGAAGTCTCCGCGCACCATCCGCTCCCTTTCAGCCAGGAAACCGCCGTGGTGATCGGCGGCGGCATCGTCGGACTGTGCTGCGCGCTCTATCTGCAACGCGGCGGTTACGCCGTCACGCTGATCGACCCGCAAGCGCCGGGCAACAGCACGGCCAAATGGAGCTGCGGCCAGATGGCGGTGAGCGAGATCATTCCGCTGTCGAAGCCCGGCATTCTGATGAAGATACCCGGCTGGCTCATGGATCAGAAGGGTCCGCTCGCGCTGCGTCCGCGCGCGCTGCCGGGCATCGTCCCGTGGTTTCTCCGCTTTCTCATGTGCGCGCGGCACGCGAAGATCGTCGAGATCGCGCAGTCGATGGCCACGCTCACGCACGACGTCTATAGCGACTACGCGCCGCTGCTCGACGCCTGCGCCGACAAGACGTTGCTCGGCGAACGCCCCGTTCTCGAAGTCTTCGACGATCCTGTCGCGCTGACGCGCGAAGCGCCGCATCTCGCGCTGCGCGAATCGCTCGGCTTCAAGTCGCAGCGGCTGAATGCGAAAGACATCGGCGATCTCGAACCGGCGCTCGCGGGCAAGTTCTCGCATGGCGTCATGTTCGACGACTGGCGCGCCGTGAAAGACACGATGGGCTTCCTTACCGCGCTGACCGATAGCTTCATCGCGCAAGGCGGACGGCGCGTGGAAAGCGAAGCGCGCCGCATCGACGAATCGAACGGACAGGCGACCGGCGTCACGCTCGCCAACGGCGAACGGCTGGCTGCACGGCATGTCGTCGTGGCCGCGGGCACCGGCGCGCGGCGCTTCTTCGATTCGCTCGGCGTGAACGTGCCCCTCGCGGGCATCGCGGGTTATCAGGCGGTCGTGTCGGACCCGGGCGTCGAGATTCGCCATTCGGTCATCTATGCGGACGGCGGCTTCTGCTTCACGCCGATGACGCGCGGGCTGCAGATCGGCGGCACGATCGAATTCGCGGGACACGGCGCGAAGCCCAACTTCGGGCGCGCGGAGATCATCCTCGAGAAGGCGAAGCGCGTATTGCCCGGGATGCGCGCGACGCAGGTCGAGTACGGCGTCGGCTATCGGCCATTCATGCCCGACACGAAGCCCGTCATCGACCGCTCGCGCAGGCTCGGCAATGTGTACATGGCGTTCGGTCACGGCCAGCTCGGACTCACGCTCGGCGCGACCACCGGGCGGCTGATCGCGGACATGGTCGCGGGTCGCGCGACAAAGCAAAACCTCGCGCCGTTCAGCGCCTATCGCTTTTCCTGACGAGACGAATTCATGAAATCGTATGAACAACTTTTCATCGACGGACGCTGGGTCGCACCCGTCAGGGCCGGCCGCTTCGACACCATCGATCCGAGTAACGAGGAAGTCATTGCGAGCGTGGCGGCGGCGACGGCCGAGGATATCGATATCGCGGTGAAGGCCGCGCGCAAGGCCTTCGACGAAGGCCCGTGGCCGCGCATGCGCGGCGCCGAGCGCGCGGCCGTGTTGCGCCGTATCGGCAAGGGCATTCGCGAACGTCTTCAGGAACTCGCGGAAATCGAAGTGCGCGACAACGGCAAGCCGCTTGCCGAAGCGCTCTGGGATCTGGGCGATGCCGCCGGTTGCTTCGAGTACTACGCCGGTCTCGCGGAGAAGCTCGATGAGCACGCGGAAACGCCCATCGCACTCTCCGACGACCGTTTCAGCTCGGTCGCGCGCAAGGAGCCGGTCGGCGTCGCGGGCGCGATCATTCCGTGGAATTTCCCGATGCTGATGGCCGCGTGGAAAGTCGCGCCTGCGCTGGCCGCAGGCTGCACGATGGTTCTGAAGCCCTCGGAGCTGACGCCGCTCACGGCGCTCGAACTCGCCGGCATCGCCGCGAACGCGGATCTGCCGCCGGGCGTGCTCAATGTCGTGACGGGATTCGGCCATGACGCGGGCGCGCCCTTGAGCGAGCATCCGGGCATCGACAAGCTCGCGTTCACCGGCAGCGTGCCGACCGGCAGCCGCATCATGCAGGCCGCCGCGCGCGACATCAAGAACGTGAGTCTCGAACTGGGCGGCAAGTCGCCGTTCATCGTCTTCGATGACAGCGATATCGATGCGGCCGTCGAATGGATCATGTTCGGCATCTTCTGGAATCAGGGCGAAGTGTGTTCGGCCACGTCGCGCGTGCTCGTGCAGCGCGGCATCCATGACCGGCTGGTGGATCGGCTGAAAGAGGAAACGCGCAGGATCACCATCGGCAATGGACTTCAGGACGGTGTGCTGCTCGGCCCGCTCGTCAGCAAGGGGCAATACGACAAGGTGCGTGAAGCCGTCGAGCGCGGCGTGAGCGAAGGCGCGCGCCTCGTCACGGGCGGCGGACGGCCCGCGCATCTCGACAAGGGCTACTTCATGGAACCCGTCGTGTTCGCGGACGTGCCCGCCGATAGCTGGATCTGGAACGAAGAGATTTTCGGGCCGGTCGTGTGCATCCGTGCTTTCGATGAGGAATCCGAAGCCGTTCGGTATGCCAACGATTCCCGCTTTGGTCTTGCAGCGGCCGTGATGTCGCGCAATCTCGCACGCTGCGAGCGTGTCGCGCGGGCGTTGCGCGCGGGCATCGTGTGGATCAATTGCAGCCAGCCGACTTTCACCGAAGCGCCGTGGGGCGGCTACAAGCAAAGCGGCATCGGCCGCGAACTCGGCGAGTGGGGTTTGAACAACTATCTCGAGACCAAGCAGATCACGCGCTACGACAGCGACAAGCCGTGGGGCTGGTACATCAAATAAGGCCAACGACCATGCGCTGGAAAAAGACGCTTCAACTCGTCGACGTGCATTGCGAAGGCGAAATCGGCAAGGTGATCACCGGAGGTGTCATCGGCATTCCGGGCGAAACCATGCTCGACAAGATGAACTACATCAACGAAGTGGACGACAGCCTGCGCCGGCTCGTCACGCTGGAGCCGCGCGGCTGTCTGCAGATGTCGGTGAATCTATTGCTTGCGCCGACGAAACCCGAAGCGCATGCGGGGTTCATCGTGCTGCAATCGGACAAGGCGCATCCGATGTCCGGCAGCAACGCGATCTGCGTCGTCACCGCGTTACTCGAACTCGGCATGGTCGAGATGCGCGAGCCGGAAACGACCGTCGTGCTCGACACGCCCGCGGGACTCGTCACCGCGCGCGCGTCCTGCAAGGACGGACGCTGCACGGGTGTGTCACTGGACATGGTGCCCGCGTTCGTCGAGCAACTGGATGTGAATGTCGAGACCGCGCGCTTCGGGACGATCAAGGCGGACATCGCGTTCGGCGGCGTGTATTACGCGCTGATCGATGTCGACCAGGTCGGGCTCGCGATCGCGCCCGAGCACGCGCGCGAGCTTGCCGAGCTGGGGGTCGCGCTGAAGGACATCATCAACGGGCAGATTCGCGTTCGGCATCCGCTCTTTCCGCAGATCGACGAAGTCGCCTATGTCATGTTCCGCAATCGCCTCGGCGACGCGCTGTATCAGACCTGCACGACGCTGCCTCCGGGACGCGTCGATCGATCGCCGTGCGGCACCGGCAGTTCGGCCAATCTCGCGGCCTTGGCGGCGCGCGGACTGGTCGATGTCGGCAGCCGGCTGACATCGCGTTCGACCATCGGCGGCGAATTCGAAGTCGAATTGCTCGGCAAGACCGAAGTCGGCGGCAAACCGGCCGTGCTGCCGCGCATTCGCGGGCGCGCGTGGGTGTACGGATTCCAGCAGATCGGCGTCGATCCCGACGATCCGCTCGCCGCCGGTTTCATGCTGAGCGATACTTGGGGCACCGGCTTCCCGGCCGCCTGAGACGGAGCGCGCACGATGATAAACTTGAACGCGCGCCCGTCTTTCCGGGCCCACGACGACGGCGGTGAATACATGAGCAAAGGGACCACGGAGACCGAGAACGGTCCTCGCCGGCATGGCGGACGGTACATCTACGAAGCGTTGCGCAAGCAGATCCTGACCTTGCAACTCAAACCGGGCGCACCGCTCGACGAAGTCTCGCTGGCGGCGCAATTCGGGCTGTCCCGCTCGCCCGTGCGCGATGCGCTCGCGCGTCTCATCAGCGAAGGGCTGGTCACGATCCTGCCTAACCGCACGACGCTCGTCACGCCGTTCGAAATCGAGGAGTTCCCGAAATACGTGTCGGCGCTGGACCTCATCCAGCGCGCGGTCACGCGTCTTGCGGCGCTGCATCGGAGCGAGGCCGATCTCGCGCGCATCCGCAAAGCCGACGACACCTACATGCAGGCCATCGACAGCGGCGATTTCAATGCGATGTCCGAGACCAACAAGGCCCTGCACATGGCCATCGCGCATGCGGCGAACAACCCGTATTTCCTCGGCTATTACGAGCGCCTCCTCGGCGAGGGGCAGCGTCTGCTGCATCTGCATTTCGATTACACCGTGACATCGCCGTCGGCGACGAAACTGGGCCGCGATCACGCCGACATCATCGATGCGATCGCACGCCGGGACGCGGACGCCGCGGAGAAACTCGCGCACGAACACACGATGCTGTTCCAGAAGCGCTTCCTCGACTACATGCGGCAAAACATGACTGAGTCGATGGCGATTCTGTAGCCTGTCTGCGGTGCACCGACACGTCTTCGCCGGTTGTCTTCCGACGCCCAACGGATCGAACGAGCCAGCGCCGCGCGATTTGCCCGAAATTCGTTCAGCCATGTTTTATTTGCCTTGAACTTCAACGAGTTGGATTAACCGAAGTGTTCCTCCAGATACGGCTGGCACGGCCCTCGCATATAGAGATGCGAGCGCAACGATTGGTGCTCATCCAACCAACCAAGTCCAGGAGACACATCATGCTGAAGATCGACAACCTCGCCGTTAGCAAAGAACTCGGCCGCGCAGAAATGGGCGCCATCGTCGGCGGCGCGAGCATCTTCCAGAACAACGGCATCAACTCCAACGCCGTGAGCGGCTTCTCGTTCGCCAGCCCGCAGACCAACGTCGCGCCGGTGACGCAAGTCGATGCCTCGACCCACACGAACGTCGATCTGACGAACGTCACGAAGACGCTCGCTTCGGTCGGCAGCCTGATCGAAGGCGCGAAGCTGTAAAGCATCGTCCTCGAAGGGGAGAAGGAACCGCGCTGGTTCCTTCTCCCCTTTTCTTTTTCCTCTGCTGCACATCCCCTTTCCTTCTGCTGTTCTTCTGCCCGCTTCGGTTTGGCGGCGCGTCCGCATCATTTCTTCATCATTCCGGATACCGAAGCATTTTCGAGTTTCGTCGTGCGATCTCGTGTGGCTTTGTCTTCCTGCCGTGGTCCGATCGTGCATGTTCGTCATCATCCGACACCATCCGGTTTTCTGTTGTTCGTCGACCAACACCTCGCGCAGACGAAACCGCCTCAAACGGCCGTGAAATCCGCATCGCTCAACTTTATTTCGCTTGAAAATCAATACACTAGATTAACCGAACCGATTTTCCACCCGCGCCTGGCACGCCCCTCGCATATGTAGCTGCGAGCGCAACGAAAGATGCTCAACCAACCACCAAACCAGATATCCCAGGAGCTACATCATGTTGAAGATCGACAACCTCGCAGTCAGCAAAGAACTCGGCCGCGCAGAAATGGGCGCCATCGTCGGCGGCGCGAGCATCTTCCAGAACAACGGCATCAACTCCAACTACAACGGCGGCTTCTCCTTCGCCAGCCCGCAAACCAACGTCGCTCCGGTGACGCAAGTCGATGCTTCGCAACACACCGACGTCGACGTGAAGAACATCACCAAGTCGCTCGCTTCGGTCGGCAGCCTGCTCGGCGGCGTGGCGCTCTAAACCCTCATCCATTCATTCAAGTCCTCAGGAGAACCATCATGTTGAAGATCGACAACCTCGCAGTCAGCAAAGAACTCGGCCGTGCAGAAATGGGCGCTATCGTCGGCGGCGCGAGCATCTTCCAGAACAACGGCATCAACTCCAACTACAACGGCGGCTTCTCGTTCGCCAGCCCGCAAACGAACGTCGCTCCCGTGACGCAAGTCGATGCCTCGACGCACACGAACGTCGATCTGACGAACATCACGAAGTCGCTGACGTCGGTTGGCAGCGTGCTCGAAGGCGTGAAGCTCTAAACCCTCATCCATCCATTCAAGTCATCCGGAGAACCATCATGTTGAAGATCGACAACCTCGCAGTCAGCAAAGAACTCGGCCGTGCAGAAATGGGCGCTATCGTCGGCGGCGCGAGCATCTTCCAGAACAACGGCATCAACTCCAACTACAACGGCGGCTTCTCGTTCGCCAGCCCGCAGACCAACGTCGCTCCGGTGACGCAAGTCGATGCCTCGCAACACACCGACGTCGACGTGAAGAACATCACGAAGTCGCTCGACGCTGTCGGCAGCCTGCTCGGCGGCGTGAAGCTCTAAACCCTCATCCATTCATTCAAGTCATCCGGAGAACCATCATGTTGAAAATCGACAACCTCGCAGTCAGCAAAGAACTCGGTCGCGCAGAAATGGGTGCCATCGTCGGCGGCGCGAGCATCTTCCAGAACAACGGCATCAACTCCAACTCGGTGAGCGGCTTCTCGTTCGCCAGCCCGCAAATCAACGTCGCACCGGTGACTCAGGTCGACGCATCGCAATACACGAAGGTCGATCTGACGAACGTCACGAAATCGATCGATGCCATCGGCAGCCTCCTGCATGGCGTGAAGGCCTAAGCAGCACCGTCGACAGGAGAAGGAATAATTGCGCTTCCTTCTCCTCTCACGAATCACTTGTCTCGACACCATTAAATAACAAGCTGCTTGAAAGTCGACGTAAGTAGTGATATCGCTTTGCGGACATTCCATTCGGAATTCAATGAGTGACACTCCGCAGAGGTGATTCGATGCGCGCTGCAACTCTCATCGCGGGATTCTGCCTGCTGGCGTCCGCCGCCGCTCCGCTCGGTGCACTGGCTCAAGCGCCCAAAGGCGCAACGGCCGCGACCATACAGGCGAACGATAAACTTCGCAATTACCTCGATTTCAGCGACCGGCGTGATTTCGATGATTCACGACGCGGCTTCATCGCCGATCTGCCGAGTCCGGTAATAAAGGGACAAACGGGCAACGTCGTTATTGATCTTTCGCAGTATGATTTTCTGAAATCGACCACGGAGACGCCCGCGACCGTTAATCCCAGTCTCTGGCGTCAGTCGCAAATCCTTGCGTCGCACGGACTGTTCAAGGTCGTCGACGGGATTTATCAGGTCCGAAATATCGACCTCGCGAATATCACGTTCATACGCGGAAAAACGGGCTGGGTCGTCGTCGACGTGCTGACCTCCGCTGAAACCGCAAAAGCCGCCTATGACCTGATCAACGAAAAAGTCGAGCGGCTTCCTGTCACGGGTGTCATCTTCACTCATAGTCACGTCGATCACTTTGCGGGCATTCGCGGTATCGTCGATGAAAAGGATGTGCGCGCCGGAAAGATTCCCGTGGTGGCGCCTGACGGTTTCATGGAAGAGGCCGTCAGTGAGAACGTGTTTGCCGGCAACGTCATGAGCCGGCGCGCATCGTACATGTACGGCAACCTGTTGCCGAAGGACCCGCGCGGCAATGTCGGCGGTGGTCTCGGCCTGACTACGGCTGCAGGGTCGATCACACTGTTCGAACCGAGCAATCTGATCAAGAAGACCGGCGAAAAAATGACGATCGACGGCGTCGATATCGTCTTTCAGATGGCTCCCGGCACCGAAGCGCCAGCGGAGATGATGTTCTATTTCCCTCAGTTCAAGGCAATCGATCTGGCGGAAGACGGCAATCACACCTTGCACAATATCCTGACGCTACGCGGCGCGAAAGTACGAAGCGCGCAGAAATGGGCGTATTACCTCGATCAGACCATCGATCTCTGGGGCAACGACGCGCAGGTTTCGTTCGGCAGTCACCATTGGCCGCAATGGGGTAATGATCGCGTGGTCGAGCATCTGAAAAAGCAGCGCGATCTCTACAAGTACATCAATGATCAGACTCTGCGCATGGCGAACCAAGGCCTCACCATGCACGAAATCGCGGAGCAGTTCCTGTTGCCCGATTCGCTTGCAAAGGAATTCTATAACCGGGGCTATTACGGCAACCTGAAACATAACGTGCGCGCGACTTATCAGCTTTATCTCGGATGGTGGGACGGCAACCCTGCCGACTTCGATCCTCTGCCGCCGACGGACGAGGCGAAGAAATACGTCGAGTTGATCGGGGCCGACAAGATACTCGCCAACGCGCGCGAAGCGTTCGCCAAAGGCGATTATCGATGGGCAGCCACGATCACGAACAAGCTCGTATTCGCACAGCCGAACAATCAGGCGGCGAGACAGCTAGAAGCGGACGCGCTCGAACAGCTCGGCTATCAGGCCGAATCCGGCCCGGCGCGCAATTTCTATTTGAGCGGCGCACAGGAACTGCGCGGCGGCGTCAAAAAAATGGCGACGCCAAATACCTCGTCTCCGGACATCATTCGAGGCATGACCACCGAAATGTTCCTCGACTTCCTTGCGATCCATCTCAACGGACCGCGCGCCGGCGACAAGCATTACGCCTTCAACGTCATCTTTCCGGATATCAAGGAAAACTATTCCCTGACCGTCGAAGACGGCGTGATGAACTATGGCAAGGGCAAAACCCTGCAAAATGCCGATGCGACGATCACGCTCGATCGAACGACGCTGGACGACATCGCGCTCGGCAAGCTGAAGCTCGGCAATCTTGCCGATAGCGGACAGGTCAAGATCGACGGCGATCGCCAGAAGTTCAACGACATGCTGGCTCTGTTCGACAAGTTCGATTTCTGGTTCACGATCAGCGAACCCTGATCGATTCGTCGATTGCGCGCCGATTTCGCGCCGCGGTTATCATCGGCTTCGTCTCCCTTCCGAGCGTGAAGCCATGAGCACTCTTCCTTACCGCAGCGCCCTCATCATCGGCGCCGGCCCCGGCATCAGCGGCGCGCTCACGCGGCGTCTGCGCGCCGAGAACATTCCGGTCGTGATCGCCGCGCGCAACGTCGACAAGCTCTCGGCGCTGGTCGATGAAACCGGCGCCATCGCGCTGCCCGTCGATGCATCCGATGCCGGTGAGATCGAAGCGCTGTTCGCCGAAACCGACGCCCGCATCGGCGCGCCCGAAATCGTGATCTACAACGCGAGCGGACGCGTGCGCGGCCCCATCGCCGAACTCGATGCCGCGGAGGTCGGCAAGGCGCTCGCCGTGACGGCGCTCGGCGCGTTCTACACGGTCCAGCAGGCGGCCAAACGCATGGTTCCCGCAGCAAAGGGCGCGATCCTGTTGACGGGCGCGACTGCGGGCGTCAAGGGCTTCGCGCTGTCCGCGCCGTTCGCGATGGGCAAGTTCGCGTTGCGCGGCCTCGCGCAGAGCGCCGCGCGCGAACTGATGCCAAAGGGGATTCATGTCGCGCACTTCGTCATCGACGGCGGCGTGCGCGCCGCGCATCGCGCCGATCCGGCGGACGCGCCCGACAGCACGCTCGACCCCGATGCGATCGCGCAGAGTTATATCGATGTGCTGCGTCAGCATCGCAGCGCGTGGACATCGGAAATCGAACTGCGGCCGTGGGTGGAGAAGTTCTGAGGCGTCACATCGCGTCGGCGCTGCCCGCCCGTATCTCCTTCACGCCGCGCCCGAGCCGCCGACGCAACAACGTGCGCAGCGTCGCACCGTCGACATAGCCCACTTCGGCGGCGATGGCCTCGATATCGAGCCGGCTCGTGCGCAGCAGATGCACGGCCCGCTCGACGCGCAGATCCTGGAAATACGACAGCGGCGACTTGCCGAGGACCGCCTCGATGCGGCGTTGCAGCGTGCGCGTGCTGGTTGCGAGCGCATGCGCGGCGGCGTCGAGCGAAAAGCCCTGCGCAAGCCGCGCGCGTGCCCAGCGCTCGAAGCGCTCGACCATCGGGTCCGCGCGCGCCAGATGATCCGGAATCATGTAAGGCGCCTGCGAAGGCCGCGCATCCACCAGCAGATAGCGCGCCACCGTCGCCGCGAGTGCGGGACTCGCCTGATTCATCAGCCAGAGCGCGAGATCGAGATGGCCCATCGCGGCGCCCGCCGTCGCGAACTCGCCCGACGGCACCAGCATGCGCGCGCTGTCGAGACGCACCGCCGGATAACGCTGCCGGAACAGCGGCGCGAGCCACCAGCTCGTGGTCGCCTCGTGATCGTCCAGCAGGCCGGATTCCGCCAGCACGAAGGTGCCGATGCACGCCGCCGCGATCTTCACGCCATCCGCGTGATAGTGCGCGAGCAGCTCCATCGCGTCGATCACATCGCGGCGGGCGAGCGCCGGCAGCAATTGCGCGGGCATCTTGGTGCCGGGCGCTGGCACGATCAGCCAGTCGGGGCGCGTCATCGTGCTCGCCGGCTTGACCGGCACGCGCATGCCGAGCGCGCTGTGCACGTCGCGCCGCATGCCGATCAGTTCGATCTCGAAGCGCGGACTGCTGCCAGGCTCCGACATCGCGGCCAGTTCGTTCGCGGTGGTGAACGCGTCGAGCACGGCGCAGAGCGCGGTGTCGAATACGCCGTCGAGGGCGAGAACCGTGAGTCGCATGGCGTGAATGATTCTAAAAATGTCATTTCCGACAATAGCCCCGACCGCATCTTCTGTCTACAGTCACTCACATCCCGATCCAAGGAGCCGTCATGACTTCCCCACAGCACGCCCTCGACCGTCCGATCTGGACCGCGCTCACCACGAAGCAGCGCCATCTCGGCCTCGGTGACACGCTCGCGCGGCGCTTTCATCCCGATGTCGCGCCGTTCGCGGCGATCGCGGCGGACACGCCGGACGCCTGGCGCGCGCTGCACGCGCTGTTGCAGCCGAATGAGCAGGTCGCCATTCTGTCGTCGGATGCGCCCGCGAGCATCGATATCGACTCATTGCAGGCGAAGCGCGTCGGCACGATTCATCAGATGATCGCGACGCAGCCCTTCACGCACCGCACGGACGACAGCGACGTGATGCATCTCGGCAGTGCCGACGTGGACGACATGCTCGCGCTCGTGCAAAGAACGCGGCCCGGCCCTTTCGGCAAGCGCACGCACGAGATGGGCCGGTACATCGGGATTC includes these proteins:
- a CDS encoding 4-hydroxyproline epimerase; its protein translation is MSTHHFKSIEGHTEGMPVRMVIDGAPPLAGATMEARRKAFVEHHDWIRRALMLEPRGHAHMSGTLLYPPISVDADMSLLFIETSGCLPMCGHASIGSVSFALEAGLVRPKSPGTVIVDVPAGKLTAKVEMDGARVSSVRFTNVPGFLLHRDVEIVHPHFGALAVDIAYGGNFYPIVEVQPNFPGCEHFTPDQLLAWGRQMQTAVNATIDVIHPDHPGIRGVNHTMWTGAPMSNDADARAVVIAGDSLVDRSPCGTGTSARVAQRHARGLLDIGQAFRHQSLIGSCFIGRVESTTKLTNGLDAVLPSVEGRAWLTGRAEYYVDDAQPYAHGFSLQEYVK
- a CDS encoding FAD-binding oxidoreductase is translated as MNAVPREVSAHHPLPFSQETAVVIGGGIVGLCCALYLQRGGYAVTLIDPQAPGNSTAKWSCGQMAVSEIIPLSKPGILMKIPGWLMDQKGPLALRPRALPGIVPWFLRFLMCARHAKIVEIAQSMATLTHDVYSDYAPLLDACADKTLLGERPVLEVFDDPVALTREAPHLALRESLGFKSQRLNAKDIGDLEPALAGKFSHGVMFDDWRAVKDTMGFLTALTDSFIAQGGRRVESEARRIDESNGQATGVTLANGERLAARHVVVAAGTGARRFFDSLGVNVPLAGIAGYQAVVSDPGVEIRHSVIYADGGFCFTPMTRGLQIGGTIEFAGHGAKPNFGRAEIILEKAKRVLPGMRATQVEYGVGYRPFMPDTKPVIDRSRRLGNVYMAFGHGQLGLTLGATTGRLIADMVAGRATKQNLAPFSAYRFS
- a CDS encoding aldehyde dehydrogenase family protein, whose product is MKSYEQLFIDGRWVAPVRAGRFDTIDPSNEEVIASVAAATAEDIDIAVKAARKAFDEGPWPRMRGAERAAVLRRIGKGIRERLQELAEIEVRDNGKPLAEALWDLGDAAGCFEYYAGLAEKLDEHAETPIALSDDRFSSVARKEPVGVAGAIIPWNFPMLMAAWKVAPALAAGCTMVLKPSELTPLTALELAGIAANADLPPGVLNVVTGFGHDAGAPLSEHPGIDKLAFTGSVPTGSRIMQAAARDIKNVSLELGGKSPFIVFDDSDIDAAVEWIMFGIFWNQGEVCSATSRVLVQRGIHDRLVDRLKEETRRITIGNGLQDGVLLGPLVSKGQYDKVREAVERGVSEGARLVTGGGRPAHLDKGYFMEPVVFADVPADSWIWNEEIFGPVVCIRAFDEESEAVRYANDSRFGLAAAVMSRNLARCERVARALRAGIVWINCSQPTFTEAPWGGYKQSGIGRELGEWGLNNYLETKQITRYDSDKPWGWYIK
- a CDS encoding proline racemase family protein, producing the protein MRWKKTLQLVDVHCEGEIGKVITGGVIGIPGETMLDKMNYINEVDDSLRRLVTLEPRGCLQMSVNLLLAPTKPEAHAGFIVLQSDKAHPMSGSNAICVVTALLELGMVEMREPETTVVLDTPAGLVTARASCKDGRCTGVSLDMVPAFVEQLDVNVETARFGTIKADIAFGGVYYALIDVDQVGLAIAPEHARELAELGVALKDIINGQIRVRHPLFPQIDEVAYVMFRNRLGDALYQTCTTLPPGRVDRSPCGTGSSANLAALAARGLVDVGSRLTSRSTIGGEFEVELLGKTEVGGKPAVLPRIRGRAWVYGFQQIGVDPDDPLAAGFMLSDTWGTGFPAA
- a CDS encoding GntR family transcriptional regulator, with the protein product MSKGTTETENGPRRHGGRYIYEALRKQILTLQLKPGAPLDEVSLAAQFGLSRSPVRDALARLISEGLVTILPNRTTLVTPFEIEEFPKYVSALDLIQRAVTRLAALHRSEADLARIRKADDTYMQAIDSGDFNAMSETNKALHMAIAHAANNPYFLGYYERLLGEGQRLLHLHFDYTVTSPSATKLGRDHADIIDAIARRDADAAEKLAHEHTMLFQKRFLDYMRQNMTESMAIL
- a CDS encoding alkyl/aryl-sulfatase gives rise to the protein MRAATLIAGFCLLASAAAPLGALAQAPKGATAATIQANDKLRNYLDFSDRRDFDDSRRGFIADLPSPVIKGQTGNVVIDLSQYDFLKSTTETPATVNPSLWRQSQILASHGLFKVVDGIYQVRNIDLANITFIRGKTGWVVVDVLTSAETAKAAYDLINEKVERLPVTGVIFTHSHVDHFAGIRGIVDEKDVRAGKIPVVAPDGFMEEAVSENVFAGNVMSRRASYMYGNLLPKDPRGNVGGGLGLTTAAGSITLFEPSNLIKKTGEKMTIDGVDIVFQMAPGTEAPAEMMFYFPQFKAIDLAEDGNHTLHNILTLRGAKVRSAQKWAYYLDQTIDLWGNDAQVSFGSHHWPQWGNDRVVEHLKKQRDLYKYINDQTLRMANQGLTMHEIAEQFLLPDSLAKEFYNRGYYGNLKHNVRATYQLYLGWWDGNPADFDPLPPTDEAKKYVELIGADKILANAREAFAKGDYRWAATITNKLVFAQPNNQAARQLEADALEQLGYQAESGPARNFYLSGAQELRGGVKKMATPNTSSPDIIRGMTTEMFLDFLAIHLNGPRAGDKHYAFNVIFPDIKENYSLTVEDGVMNYGKGKTLQNADATITLDRTTLDDIALGKLKLGNLADSGQVKIDGDRQKFNDMLALFDKFDFWFTISEP
- a CDS encoding SDR family NAD(P)-dependent oxidoreductase yields the protein MSTLPYRSALIIGAGPGISGALTRRLRAENIPVVIAARNVDKLSALVDETGAIALPVDASDAGEIEALFAETDARIGAPEIVIYNASGRVRGPIAELDAAEVGKALAVTALGAFYTVQQAAKRMVPAAKGAILLTGATAGVKGFALSAPFAMGKFALRGLAQSAARELMPKGIHVAHFVIDGGVRAAHRADPADAPDSTLDPDAIAQSYIDVLRQHRSAWTSEIELRPWVEKF
- a CDS encoding GlxA family transcriptional regulator, with the protein product MRLTVLALDGVFDTALCAVLDAFTTANELAAMSEPGSSPRFEIELIGMRRDVHSALGMRVPVKPASTMTRPDWLIVPAPGTKMPAQLLPALARRDVIDAMELLAHYHADGVKIAAACIGTFVLAESGLLDDHEATTSWWLAPLFRQRYPAVRLDSARMLVPSGEFATAGAAMGHLDLALWLMNQASPALAATVARYLLVDARPSQAPYMIPDHLARADPMVERFERWARARLAQGFSLDAAAHALATSTRTLQRRIEAVLGKSPLSYFQDLRVERAVHLLRTSRLDIEAIAAEVGYVDGATLRTLLRRRLGRGVKEIRAGSADAM